A window of Microbacterium luteolum contains these coding sequences:
- a CDS encoding ABC transporter permease — protein MITFITRRVLYSIPVILVASFVLFWAVRATFDPLAKLRLAQDPTALAREVERLGLDRSVPEQYFLWLRSMVVGDWGLSTRTGTPVLPLIGEALWPTLQLAFWGLLIAILIAGGISVYSAVRQYSLGDNLLTGASYLGIAMPAFWFGLILIQTFAVWPKEAFGLSEPPLYFIGLNSPGQTGVLDYIRHLILPVAALMIALIASWSRFGRAAMLDALSSDYVRTARAKGVPRRQVIWRHAVRNSLAPFVTVVALDAAILIGGLVVTEQIFAIPGMGRLFLQSLVAGDVFVLLPWMIVVAVAVVICNLIADIAYAVLDPRVRLS, from the coding sequence ATGATCACGTTCATCACACGACGGGTGCTGTACTCGATCCCGGTGATCCTCGTCGCCTCCTTCGTGCTGTTCTGGGCGGTGCGTGCGACGTTCGATCCGCTCGCGAAGCTCCGGCTGGCACAGGACCCGACGGCGCTCGCCCGCGAGGTGGAGCGGCTCGGGCTCGACCGTTCCGTACCCGAGCAGTACTTCCTCTGGCTGCGCTCCATGGTGGTCGGCGACTGGGGTCTGAGCACCCGCACCGGCACCCCGGTGCTGCCGCTGATCGGCGAAGCGCTGTGGCCGACGCTGCAGCTGGCGTTCTGGGGGCTGCTGATCGCGATCCTCATCGCCGGCGGCATCAGCGTCTACTCGGCCGTGCGGCAGTACTCCCTGGGCGACAACCTGCTCACGGGGGCCTCGTACCTCGGCATCGCGATGCCGGCTTTCTGGTTCGGCCTCATCCTCATCCAGACGTTCGCGGTGTGGCCGAAGGAGGCGTTCGGGCTCAGCGAGCCGCCGCTGTACTTCATCGGTCTGAACTCGCCGGGGCAGACCGGCGTGCTCGACTACATCCGTCACCTGATCCTGCCCGTGGCCGCGCTCATGATCGCCCTCATCGCGTCCTGGAGCCGGTTCGGCCGCGCCGCCATGCTCGACGCGCTGTCGAGCGACTACGTGCGCACCGCCCGCGCGAAGGGCGTGCCGCGCCGGCAGGTCATCTGGCGGCATGCGGTGCGCAACTCGCTCGCGCCGTTCGTCACGGTCGTCGCGCTGGACGCGGCGATCCTCATCGGCGGCCTCGTGGTCACCGAGCAGATCTTCGCGATCCCCGGCATGGGGCGTCTGTTCCTGCAGTCGCTCGTGGCCGGCGACGTGTTCGTGCTGCTGCCCTGGATGATCGTGGTCGCCGTCGCGGTCGTGATCTGCAACCTGATCGCCGACATCGCCTACGCGGTGCTCGACCCGAGAGTGAGACTGTCATGA
- a CDS encoding TetR/AcrR family transcriptional regulator, giving the protein MATRKAAGQAKAPARTSGNTARPRRARDSLSRDIIVAAADRVVEREGLDRLTFQAIGEELGAHPTSIYRHFRDKDELLLALIDTLRARSYSGGMVATDDWLADLRTQAHLIHDHYMRYPEFALQMALRRPTDFSSMEFSIGALRRGGYDKEQAALYARALGQLIRSASSIQAALTALPADVQDSDELTWQMDYRRLDPDEFPNIVWAGDSLPGVRDPRAWESALDLLLESIERHAPGA; this is encoded by the coding sequence ATGGCGACTCGGAAGGCCGCAGGTCAGGCGAAGGCGCCGGCCCGCACGAGCGGGAACACTGCACGCCCCCGCCGCGCACGCGACTCGCTCAGCCGCGACATCATCGTCGCCGCCGCAGACCGCGTCGTGGAACGCGAAGGGCTGGACCGGCTGACGTTCCAGGCCATCGGCGAGGAGCTCGGCGCGCACCCGACATCGATCTACCGGCACTTCCGCGACAAGGACGAGCTTCTTCTCGCCCTGATCGACACCCTTCGCGCCCGCTCCTACAGCGGCGGCATGGTCGCGACCGACGACTGGCTCGCCGACCTGCGCACCCAGGCGCACCTGATCCACGACCACTACATGCGCTACCCCGAGTTCGCGCTGCAGATGGCGCTGCGCCGCCCCACGGACTTCTCCTCGATGGAGTTCTCGATCGGCGCCCTCCGACGCGGAGGCTACGACAAGGAGCAGGCGGCGCTGTACGCCCGCGCGCTCGGGCAGCTGATCCGCTCGGCATCCAGCATCCAGGCCGCACTCACGGCGCTGCCCGCCGACGTGCAGGACTCCGACGAGCTCACCTGGCAGATGGACTACCGACGGCTCGACCCCGACGAGTTCCCGAACATCGTCTGGGCCGGCGACAGCCTTCCCGGCGTGCGCGACCCGCGGGCCTGGGAGTCCGCGCTCGACCTGCTGCTGGAGAGCATCGAGCGGCACGCGCCCGGCGCCTGA
- a CDS encoding M20 family metallopeptidase, whose protein sequence is MSARSLAVERLAELVSIETPTGDAAGLEAAQQLVRSWLEPIIGEPGIIETVDGIAHLRWTGGDAPAVLLIGHLDTVFPKGTIVDRPFRIDGDRATGPGVFDMKAGIVIMAAALARIARPGEVAVLLTSDEEVGSLTSRALIEREARRAGTVLVLEPSLDGALKIARRGGSIYRIAFTGRAAHAGLEPWKGRSALAELAHHVLALPELADDAAGTTVSPTVAQAGTVTNVIPEHAEVRVDVRAWTLGELERVDERMQGLSAHTEGVSVDVTGGINRPPMEESSSAELLDCARRVAARLRHPEIEAVSAGGASDGNFTAAVGARTLDGLGPRGAGAHADHEWVSIDSMMERIDLLAGMLDDLTARG, encoded by the coding sequence ATGAGCGCGCGATCGCTCGCGGTCGAGCGTCTCGCCGAGCTCGTGTCCATCGAGACGCCCACGGGCGACGCCGCAGGTCTCGAGGCCGCGCAGCAGCTGGTGCGCTCGTGGCTCGAGCCGATCATCGGCGAGCCGGGGATCATCGAGACCGTCGACGGCATCGCGCATCTGCGCTGGACCGGCGGCGATGCGCCGGCCGTGCTGCTGATCGGCCACCTCGACACGGTCTTCCCGAAGGGCACGATCGTCGACCGTCCGTTCCGCATCGACGGCGACAGGGCGACGGGCCCCGGGGTCTTCGACATGAAGGCCGGCATCGTGATCATGGCGGCAGCCCTCGCCCGGATCGCGCGGCCCGGTGAGGTCGCCGTGCTGCTGACCAGCGACGAGGAGGTCGGCTCACTGACCTCGCGCGCGCTCATCGAGCGGGAGGCCCGGCGCGCCGGCACCGTGCTGGTGCTCGAGCCCAGCCTCGACGGAGCGCTCAAGATCGCCCGTCGCGGCGGCAGCATCTATCGGATCGCCTTCACCGGGCGCGCGGCGCACGCGGGCCTCGAGCCGTGGAAGGGGCGGAGCGCCCTGGCCGAGCTCGCGCATCACGTGCTCGCGCTGCCCGAACTCGCCGACGACGCGGCCGGCACGACCGTGAGTCCGACCGTCGCGCAGGCGGGGACCGTAACCAACGTGATCCCCGAGCATGCGGAGGTGCGGGTCGACGTGCGGGCCTGGACGCTCGGCGAGCTCGAACGCGTCGACGAGCGGATGCAGGGGCTGAGCGCGCACACCGAAGGAGTCTCCGTCGACGTCACGGGCGGTATCAACCGCCCGCCGATGGAGGAGAGCTCCTCCGCCGAACTTCTCGACTGCGCCCGTCGGGTGGCCGCGCGCCTCCGGCATCCGGAGATCGAGGCGGTGTCCGCCGGCGGAGCATCCGATGGCAACTTCACCGCCGCTGTCGGCGCCCGCACACTCGACGGCCTCGGGCCGCGCGGCGCGGGCGCGCACGCCGACCACGAGTGGGTGTCGATCGACTCGATGATGGAGCGGATCGACCTGCTCGCAGGGATGCTCGACGACCTCACGGCGCGCGGTTGA
- a CDS encoding GntR family transcriptional regulator translates to MPAPVARTSARELAYGRVRDDIIGGRFAPGALLSENELAVSLGLSRQPVREALLLIAQEGLVEVRPQSGTYVTRIDPDRVCEAQFIREAIELASLGACAQPSADEERMLRDLIRRQRGARDRDAFYPLDEEFHRALLGLAGHANAWAAVSAAKGHLDRARYVGMSATRAVQDYVDDHERVVDALAGGDSDAAIAALRAHLRFVFADLEAVQAQHPELFAGPAPARTGRASRR, encoded by the coding sequence ATGCCCGCCCCCGTCGCCCGCACCTCCGCGCGTGAACTCGCGTACGGACGCGTGCGCGACGACATCATCGGCGGTCGATTCGCCCCGGGCGCACTGCTCTCCGAGAACGAGCTCGCCGTGTCGCTCGGACTCAGCCGGCAGCCCGTGCGCGAGGCGCTGCTGCTCATCGCGCAGGAGGGGCTCGTCGAGGTGCGGCCGCAGAGCGGAACCTACGTCACGCGCATCGATCCCGACCGCGTGTGTGAGGCGCAGTTCATCCGCGAAGCCATCGAGCTCGCGTCCCTCGGGGCCTGCGCGCAGCCGTCGGCCGACGAGGAGCGGATGCTGCGCGACCTCATCCGCCGGCAGCGCGGCGCCCGCGACCGCGACGCCTTCTATCCACTGGACGAGGAGTTCCACCGCGCGCTCCTCGGCCTGGCAGGACACGCGAACGCCTGGGCCGCGGTGAGCGCCGCGAAGGGGCACCTCGACCGGGCGCGCTACGTCGGCATGAGCGCCACCCGTGCCGTGCAGGACTACGTCGACGACCATGAGCGCGTGGTCGACGCCCTCGCGGGCGGAGATTCGGATGCCGCCATCGCCGCGCTCCGCGCGCACCTCCGGTTCGTGTTCGCCGATCTCGAGGCTGTGCAGGCGCAGCATCCGGAGCTCTTCGCGGGTCCGGCGCCGGCGCGCACCGGGCGGGCATCCCGGCGTTGA
- a CDS encoding ABC transporter ATP-binding protein, translating to MSGAVLLEVSDLSVSFPTDAGLARAIEGVSFVLREGETVGIVGESGSGKSLTAMAIMGLLPKKAVVTGSIRFRGQELVGMSDAALREIRGKDIAVVFQDALTALNPVMRVGEQLIEAVRVHRPDTTTAERKARAIELLDVVGIPSPELRVDRYPHEFSGGMRQRVMIAMSIANEPDLLIADEPTTALDVTVQAQVLEVLREVQRRTGTTVLLITHDLGVVAGTADRVLVMYAGGVVETADVDPLFYETAHPYTAGLLASLPRIDRRASRDERLYQIAGQPPVATAWPSGCRFAPRCAHAVAGLCDAAVPPAVPVGVGAGAADGGAADVDGPTASGIHTAACVRLDEWQKEAAS from the coding sequence GTGAGCGGCGCGGTGCTTCTCGAGGTCTCGGATCTGTCGGTCAGCTTCCCGACGGATGCCGGACTCGCCCGGGCGATCGAGGGCGTCTCGTTCGTGCTGCGCGAGGGGGAGACGGTCGGGATCGTCGGGGAGTCGGGCTCGGGCAAGTCGTTGACCGCGATGGCGATCATGGGGCTGCTGCCGAAGAAGGCCGTCGTCACCGGCTCGATCAGGTTCCGCGGCCAGGAGCTCGTCGGGATGTCGGATGCCGCGCTGCGCGAGATCCGCGGCAAGGACATCGCCGTGGTCTTCCAGGACGCGTTGACCGCCCTCAACCCGGTGATGCGCGTCGGCGAGCAGCTGATCGAGGCCGTGCGCGTGCACCGCCCGGACACCACGACGGCCGAGCGGAAAGCGCGAGCGATCGAGCTGCTCGACGTGGTCGGCATCCCCTCGCCCGAACTGCGCGTGGACCGCTATCCGCACGAGTTCTCGGGAGGCATGCGCCAGCGCGTGATGATCGCGATGAGCATCGCCAACGAGCCCGACCTGCTGATCGCCGACGAGCCGACGACCGCGCTCGACGTGACCGTGCAGGCGCAGGTGCTCGAGGTGCTGCGCGAGGTGCAGCGCCGTACCGGCACGACCGTGCTGCTCATCACGCACGACCTCGGCGTGGTCGCCGGCACCGCCGACCGCGTCCTGGTGATGTACGCGGGCGGGGTGGTCGAGACGGCCGACGTCGATCCGCTCTTCTACGAGACCGCGCACCCCTACACGGCAGGGCTCCTGGCGTCGCTGCCGCGGATCGACCGGCGGGCGTCGCGCGACGAGCGGCTGTACCAGATCGCGGGTCAGCCGCCGGTGGCGACCGCGTGGCCGAGCGGATGCCGGTTCGCCCCGCGCTGCGCGCATGCGGTCGCCGGGCTGTGCGATGCGGCGGTTCCGCCCGCGGTGCCGGTGGGAGTCGGGGCCGGTGCTGCAGATGGCGGTGCTGCAGATGTCGATGGGCCGACGGCATCCGGCATCCACACCGCCGCGTGCGTGCGGCTCGACGAATGGCAGAAGGAGGCGGCGTCATGA
- a CDS encoding ABC transporter permease codes for MSGAGIAGREELLAEQEPQKAPTRQLLKGFLRHRLGVVSLIVLVILLIACFGAGWIAPYPQGQQDLLTGPTPPSGAHWLGTDELGRDYLSEILFSGQISLAIGLAVALLATVVGTALGAISGYVGGWIGELIMRITDLFLIVPAIALLAVILQGLGPSPTTIVLALTALGWTYIARVVRAQVLSLREKDFIDAARGIGASGFRIVVSHLLPNLAGVIVVAMSLAVASSIIAESTLSFLGFGVQPPQTSWGSMLSQAAGYVGTPQVYLLYFPGLFILVTVLCVNFIGDGLRDALDPQGKNL; via the coding sequence ATGAGCGGTGCCGGCATCGCGGGGCGCGAGGAGCTGCTCGCCGAGCAGGAGCCGCAGAAGGCGCCCACCCGTCAGCTGCTGAAGGGGTTCCTGCGGCACCGACTGGGCGTGGTGAGTCTGATCGTGCTGGTGATCCTGCTGATCGCCTGCTTCGGCGCGGGCTGGATCGCGCCTTACCCGCAGGGACAGCAGGACCTCCTCACCGGACCGACCCCGCCCTCGGGTGCGCACTGGCTCGGGACCGACGAGCTGGGTCGCGACTACCTCAGCGAGATCCTCTTCTCCGGACAGATCTCGCTCGCGATCGGACTCGCCGTCGCCCTGCTCGCGACGGTCGTCGGCACCGCCCTCGGCGCGATCTCGGGCTACGTCGGCGGCTGGATCGGCGAGCTCATCATGCGCATCACCGATCTCTTCCTCATCGTCCCGGCGATCGCGCTGCTGGCCGTGATCCTGCAGGGCCTCGGTCCCTCGCCGACCACGATCGTCCTGGCGCTCACCGCCCTCGGCTGGACCTACATCGCCCGGGTCGTGCGGGCGCAGGTGCTGTCGCTCCGGGAGAAGGACTTCATCGACGCGGCGCGCGGCATCGGAGCATCCGGATTCCGCATCGTCGTCTCGCACCTGCTGCCGAACCTCGCGGGCGTGATCGTGGTCGCGATGAGCCTGGCCGTGGCCTCTTCGATCATCGCCGAGTCGACGCTGAGCTTCCTCGGGTTCGGCGTGCAGCCGCCGCAGACCAGCTGGGGCTCGATGCTCAGCCAGGCCGCCGGCTACGTCGGCACTCCGCAGGTGTACCTGCTGTACTTCCCCGGACTGTTCATCCTCGTCACGGTGCTGTGCGTGAACTTCATCGGCGACGGCCTGCGCGACGCGCTCGACCCGCAGGGGAAGAACCTGTGA
- a CDS encoding ABC transporter family substrate-binding protein, with amino-acid sequence MSKSLLRTAVPSSRLSRRGILAALTAAALIGSLAACTPSPTPAETNEEVAVVDGGELVIGAEQEPDCADWIATCGGSIWGTYVMQIPTMPSVFQTRLVDDEWVPVPSDLVTGEPTAEVAEDGTQTVTYEINPDAVWSDGEPITSADFAYTALQIRDGDDIFDKTGYDRITAVDVSDPQKAVVTLDSAFAGWRTLFSVYGIMPAHILEGQDRNAMMADGYDFSGGPWKIEKWTRGTSVTLVPNENYWGEKPHLDKVTFLFLPDTTAAFQALKSGQVSVLAPTPQLDALSQIEAGLPGVKSQVDARSGNLEAIWLNNAVAPFDSVAVRQALAYSIDRDAIVKRLFGSLGIDKAQQSFNSPMVAPFASDDFSQYTLDLDKVDELMEGDGWKKNGDGVWAKGGETATFSIKTLAGNKRRDLTVQVLQSQLADAGFEMTIDQVTPADLFGTIAPEGDFQAGIWALVDTFPDPTLSATFSSVNIPSDANGFSGINFYRANIPGLDDLLTQVDSEIDTDARIAASHEGDALIAENVPSLPLDAVPNVLLWSEKVGGPLQINPIEGPFWNLAEWGLAG; translated from the coding sequence ATGTCGAAATCACTGCTTCGCACCGCTGTACCCTCTTCCCGACTGTCCCGACGCGGCATCCTCGCGGCTCTCACCGCCGCCGCGCTCATCGGCTCGCTCGCAGCCTGCACCCCGTCGCCCACCCCCGCGGAGACGAACGAGGAGGTCGCCGTCGTCGACGGCGGCGAGCTCGTCATCGGCGCCGAGCAGGAGCCCGACTGCGCCGACTGGATCGCCACCTGCGGCGGCTCCATCTGGGGCACCTACGTGATGCAGATCCCCACCATGCCGAGCGTGTTCCAGACCCGCCTCGTCGATGACGAGTGGGTGCCGGTGCCGTCGGATCTCGTCACGGGAGAGCCGACCGCCGAGGTCGCCGAGGACGGCACCCAGACGGTCACCTACGAGATCAACCCGGATGCCGTGTGGTCGGACGGCGAGCCCATCACCTCAGCCGACTTCGCCTACACCGCCCTGCAGATCCGCGACGGCGACGACATCTTCGACAAGACCGGATACGACCGGATCACCGCCGTCGACGTCAGCGACCCGCAGAAGGCCGTCGTCACCCTCGACTCCGCGTTCGCCGGATGGCGCACGCTGTTCAGCGTCTACGGCATCATGCCGGCGCACATCCTCGAGGGTCAGGACCGCAACGCCATGATGGCCGACGGCTACGACTTCAGCGGCGGACCGTGGAAGATCGAGAAGTGGACCCGCGGCACGTCGGTCACGCTCGTGCCGAACGAGAACTACTGGGGAGAGAAGCCGCACCTCGACAAGGTGACGTTCCTCTTCCTGCCCGACACGACGGCCGCGTTCCAGGCGCTCAAGAGCGGCCAGGTCAGCGTGCTCGCACCCACACCGCAGCTCGACGCGCTCTCGCAGATCGAGGCCGGGCTCCCCGGGGTGAAGTCGCAGGTCGATGCCCGCAGCGGCAACCTCGAGGCGATCTGGCTGAACAACGCCGTCGCCCCCTTCGACTCGGTCGCGGTCCGTCAGGCGCTCGCCTACTCGATCGACCGCGACGCCATCGTGAAGCGCCTCTTCGGCAGCCTCGGCATCGACAAGGCGCAGCAGAGCTTCAACTCGCCGATGGTCGCTCCGTTCGCCTCCGACGACTTCTCGCAGTACACGCTCGACCTCGACAAGGTCGACGAGCTGATGGAGGGCGACGGCTGGAAGAAGAACGGCGACGGCGTCTGGGCCAAGGGCGGCGAGACCGCGACCTTCTCGATCAAGACGCTGGCCGGCAACAAGCGCCGCGACCTCACCGTGCAGGTGCTGCAGTCGCAGCTGGCGGATGCCGGATTCGAGATGACCATCGACCAGGTCACCCCCGCCGACCTGTTCGGCACGATCGCGCCGGAAGGCGACTTCCAGGCCGGTATCTGGGCGCTCGTCGACACGTTCCCGGACCCCACGCTCAGCGCGACGTTCTCCTCGGTGAACATCCCGAGCGACGCCAACGGGTTCTCGGGCATCAACTTCTACCGGGCGAACATCCCCGGCCTCGACGACCTGCTCACCCAGGTCGACAGCGAGATCGACACGGATGCGCGCATCGCGGCATCCCACGAGGGCGATGCGCTGATCGCCGAGAACGTCCCGTCGCTCCCGCTCGACGCCGTGCCGAACGTGCTGCTGTGGAGCGAGAAGGTCGGCGGTCCGCTGCAGATCAACCCGATCGAGGGTCCGTTCTGGAACCTCGCCGAGTGGGGTCTCGCGGGCTGA
- a CDS encoding S9 family peptidase, whose translation MLHTPEDATTAMIDQRFAVPYLMTVRPAAGAADRALVIENHPEGARARLWQAPNAPEGLLPFDVSTGAIVTPDGRWIVDLDDGGGSEVGALVAISLDGSERVALTPGREPYVLRGLVFSFDGSTLIATVVDEEGFHVLAIPAAPWGEPRVVYSNPIEAWFGMPSADATLVSIDTTDHNPGIRRPRITVVDSASGATVATLDDLPDGPVRAVRFSSIAGDDRLLLNTERSGFSRPAIWNPRTGERHDFDLPDIAGEVIALDWHAPSGRILALHVDGGIHRLLEIEEADGGVRTVLDGGSFAEPDIANLHPFYWTSYYAPDGAVRAMRSTWDVPLRVTEVAADGAEKTLIAPAAVPPGQPLTSTLVTSADGTRVQLWSGRPADREPLGTILEIHGGPMLVAVDHYNPSAQSWLDAGFAYASLNYRGSVTFGRAFREGFWNVGGDREIEDVSAAIDWLRAQGLADPASTFVTGASYGGHMTLLSVGRLPELFAGGFAHVAVADWSVTIDAMNPAVRSVWSSWVPPELVERFSAISYLDDVTASVWINQGSIDTRTPVVGVQGYVDRLRARGGDAVLEIFEGGHEPTGLRGAAHDQRRMQELALRTLAGDRWDAPGIAPSQEH comes from the coding sequence ATGCTGCACACCCCGGAAGACGCGACGACAGCGATGATCGACCAGCGCTTCGCCGTTCCGTACCTCATGACAGTGCGCCCCGCCGCGGGTGCGGCCGATCGCGCGCTCGTGATCGAGAACCACCCCGAGGGTGCGCGTGCACGACTGTGGCAGGCGCCGAACGCCCCCGAGGGTCTTCTCCCGTTCGATGTGAGCACGGGCGCGATCGTCACGCCGGACGGCCGCTGGATCGTCGACCTCGACGACGGCGGCGGCTCGGAGGTGGGCGCCCTCGTCGCGATCTCCCTCGACGGCTCCGAGCGCGTAGCCCTCACCCCCGGTCGCGAGCCCTACGTCCTGCGCGGGCTGGTGTTCTCGTTCGACGGCTCCACGCTCATCGCCACGGTCGTCGACGAGGAGGGCTTCCACGTACTGGCGATCCCGGCAGCCCCCTGGGGCGAGCCGAGAGTCGTGTACTCGAACCCGATCGAGGCCTGGTTCGGGATGCCGTCGGCCGACGCGACGCTGGTCTCGATCGACACGACCGACCACAATCCCGGCATCCGTCGTCCTCGCATCACGGTCGTGGATAGCGCGAGCGGCGCGACCGTCGCGACGCTCGACGACCTCCCCGACGGGCCGGTTCGTGCCGTGCGGTTCTCCTCCATCGCGGGGGACGACCGCCTGCTCCTCAACACCGAGCGCAGCGGATTCTCGCGCCCGGCGATCTGGAATCCGCGCACCGGGGAGCGGCACGACTTCGACCTGCCCGACATCGCCGGAGAGGTGATCGCGCTCGACTGGCACGCCCCGAGCGGCCGCATCCTCGCGCTGCACGTCGACGGCGGCATCCATCGTCTGCTCGAGATCGAGGAGGCGGACGGCGGGGTGCGGACTGTGCTCGACGGCGGCAGCTTCGCTGAGCCCGACATCGCCAACCTGCATCCGTTCTACTGGACGTCGTACTACGCGCCGGACGGCGCCGTCCGGGCGATGCGCTCGACCTGGGACGTTCCCCTGCGCGTCACGGAGGTCGCCGCCGACGGCGCCGAGAAGACGCTGATCGCCCCCGCAGCCGTGCCGCCGGGGCAGCCGCTGACCTCGACCCTGGTCACGAGCGCCGACGGCACCAGGGTGCAGCTGTGGTCGGGCCGCCCGGCCGATCGTGAGCCGCTCGGCACGATCCTCGAGATCCACGGCGGGCCGATGCTCGTGGCAGTGGATCACTACAACCCCTCCGCCCAGTCCTGGCTCGATGCCGGTTTCGCGTACGCCTCCCTGAACTACCGGGGGTCCGTGACGTTCGGACGCGCGTTCCGCGAGGGATTCTGGAACGTCGGCGGCGACCGCGAGATCGAAGACGTCTCCGCGGCGATCGACTGGTTGCGCGCGCAGGGCCTCGCCGACCCGGCATCCACCTTCGTCACCGGAGCGTCCTACGGCGGGCACATGACCCTGCTCAGTGTGGGGCGACTCCCTGAGCTGTTCGCCGGAGGCTTCGCGCACGTCGCCGTGGCCGACTGGTCGGTGACGATCGACGCGATGAACCCCGCGGTCCGGAGCGTCTGGAGCTCGTGGGTTCCGCCGGAGCTCGTCGAGCGCTTCTCGGCCATCTCGTACCTCGACGACGTCACGGCATCCGTCTGGATCAATCAAGGCTCGATCGACACCCGCACACCGGTCGTCGGTGTGCAGGGCTACGTCGACCGGCTGCGCGCTCGCGGCGGCGACGCCGTGCTCGAGATCTTCGAGGGCGGACACGAGCCCACGGGCCTCCGCGGGGCCGCTCACGACCAGCGCCGCATGCAGGAACTGGCCCTCCGAACGCTCGCAGGAGACCGCTGGGACGCTCCCGGCATCGCCCCTAGTCAGGAACATTGA
- a CDS encoding alpha/beta hydrolase, translated as MTTPRTQVAVGCDGIRIAAEVRGSGSPVLLLHGYPETKAMWDDVAEALAADHTVVAADLRGYGDSAKPRGDHYAKREMVRDQVTLMRELGFPRFAVAGHDRGGRVAHRMALDHADAVSALAVLDIVPTLHMFENVDRAMATAYFHWFFLARDDGMPEALIGADRETWLRSRFTGRRHDGDRLPDAYDEYRRCFDIDTVFASGADYRAAATVDLDHDRADREAGRTVACPTVALWGAHSYVGRNFDVLATWAPYAPGVTGAPIEADHYLAEEAPEATAAALREFFAATEVAA; from the coding sequence ATGACCACACCCCGCACGCAGGTAGCGGTGGGCTGCGACGGCATCAGGATCGCGGCCGAGGTGCGCGGATCCGGATCCCCGGTGCTGCTGCTCCACGGGTATCCCGAGACCAAGGCCATGTGGGACGACGTCGCCGAGGCGCTCGCCGCGGACCACACGGTCGTCGCCGCCGACCTGCGCGGCTACGGCGACTCGGCGAAGCCGCGCGGTGACCACTACGCCAAGCGCGAGATGGTGCGCGACCAGGTGACGCTGATGCGCGAGCTCGGCTTCCCTCGCTTCGCCGTGGCCGGCCATGATCGCGGCGGGCGCGTCGCTCATCGGATGGCGCTGGATCATGCGGATGCCGTGTCGGCGCTGGCCGTGCTCGACATCGTGCCCACTCTGCACATGTTCGAGAACGTCGACCGGGCGATGGCGACCGCGTACTTCCACTGGTTCTTCCTCGCACGGGACGACGGGATGCCGGAGGCGCTGATCGGCGCGGATCGGGAGACCTGGCTGCGCAGCAGGTTCACCGGCCGGCGCCATGACGGCGATCGACTGCCGGACGCATACGATGAGTACCGGCGCTGCTTCGACATCGACACCGTGTTCGCCTCGGGGGCCGACTACCGCGCCGCGGCGACCGTCGACCTCGATCATGATCGCGCGGACCGGGAGGCCGGACGCACGGTCGCCTGCCCGACCGTCGCGCTCTGGGGTGCGCACAGCTACGTGGGCCGCAACTTCGATGTGCTCGCGACGTGGGCACCGTATGCCCCGGGTGTCACAGGGGCGCCGATCGAGGCGGACCACTACCTGGCGGAAGAGGCGCCGGAGGCGACCGCCGCCGCGTTGCGGGAATTCTTCGCGGCGACCGAGGTCGCCGCATGA